Proteins found in one Colletes latitarsis isolate SP2378_abdomen chromosome 8, iyColLati1, whole genome shotgun sequence genomic segment:
- the Mfs18 gene encoding major facilitator superfamily transporter 18, whose translation MQMQIPLGLMQNEKTNSSWSRKERQKWFLSLLCGTCLIYATRTCVPLLMPIISKEKQWSKPDSGVILSSFFWGYTLTQVASGYISDRIGGQKVLLISAFGWSMTTFFMPEIVEFFSKSDTSLLLVATVRTINGAFQGMHFPSMISLISQRLHETERASFFSLLTSGSALGTLLTGSLGSYLLENYDWMTVFQTLGGLSLMWTLFLSYHTLPFKERAASTKLTTNYTLPWLKLLKKPPFWSCVIGHACQNNCFFVLLSWMPTYFHDTFPEVKSWVVNMVPWLSMLPCTVLGKALSEKIIKAGYSVTVTRKIIETICFVTEIISLLFLAKVETFQGAIICLAFIIGGSGFHNNAIAVNPSDLAPKHSGSVFGLMNTVGAIPGFLGVYFAGHILHVTHSWPVIFIFIAVIDTIGCIIYLLFGSGQAII comes from the exons ATGCAAATGCAAATACCTTTAGGTTtaatgcaaaatgaaaaaaccAATTCATCTTGGTCAAG GAAGGAAAGGCAGAAATGGTTCTTATCTTTATTATGTGGCACTTGTCTAATATATGCTACAAGAACATGTGTTCCTTTATTGATGCCAATTATAAGTAAAGAGAAAcaatggtccaaaccagattcTGGAGTAATATTATCCAGCTTTTTCTGGGGTTATACGCTAACACAAGTTGCTAGTGGTTATATTAGCGATAGGATCGGAGGACAAAAAGTATTATTGATATCAGCCTTTGGATGGTCTATGACGACATTCTTTATGCCAGAAATTGTAGAATTCTTTTCAAAAAGTGATACGTCCCTATTATTAGTAGCCACAGTAAGAACAATAAATGGAGCATTTCAAG GAATGCATTTTCCTAGTATGATTAGTTTGATAAGTCAACGATTGCATGAAACAGAAAGAGCCTCATTCTTTAGTTTATTGACATCAGGGTCTGCTCTTGGTACATTACTCACAGGATCTTTAGGTTCCTACCTATTGGAAAATTATGATTGGATGACAGTTTTCCAAACTTTAG GCGGTTTGAGTTTGATGTGGACACTCTTCTTAAGCTACCATACTCTCCCATTTAAGGAAAGAGCAGCTTCTACTAAATTAACTACTAACTATACTTTACCTTGGTTGAAGCTCCTGAAAAAGCCTCCATTCTG GTCATGTGTAATAGGCCATGCTTgtcaaaataattgtttttttgtattattatcATGGATGCCAACATATTTTCATGATACATTTCCTGAAGTAAAG AGCTGGGTTGTAAATATGGTACCATGGTTGTCAATGTTACCTTGTACAGTTTTGGGCAAAGCTCTTTctgagaaaataataaaagcagGGTATTCTGTCACAGTGACACGTAAAATAATTGAAACAATATGTTTTGTTACTGAAATAATAAGTCTACTATTTCTAG CAAAAGTGGAAACATTTCAAGGTGCAATAATTTGCCTTGCATTTATAATCGGTGGTTCAGGTTTCCATAATAATGCAATTGCTGTAAATCCTTCAGACCTTGCACCAAAACATTCTGGCAGTGTATTTGGATTAATGAATACTGTTGGTGCTATACCTG GATTCCTTGGAGTGTACTTTGCAGGACATATTCTACATGTAACACACAGCTGGcctgttatttttatatttattgctGTAATTGACACAATAGGATGcataatatatttactatttggTTCTGGTCAagcaattatataa
- the Got2 gene encoding glutamate oxaloacetate transaminase 2 isoform X2, translating to MGPPDAILGITEAFKKDQNPKKVNLGVGAYRDDNGKPFVLPSVRKAEDKIRSSGMDKEYSPIAGNAEFCKHSINLALGDGNDVVSNGLNATIQGISGTGSLCVGANFLSHFFPGNKEVYLPTPTWGNHAPIFKLARLPVKFYRYYDPKTCGLDFQGVLEDISKIPEKSIILLHACAHNPTGVDPKPEQWKELSTIVKKKNLFPFFDMAYQGFASGSIEKDSLAVKLFLKDGHKIALAQSYAKNMGLYGERVGAFTLVNSSQEERDRTLSQLKILIRPMYSNPPINGARIVNEILGDSQLREQWLHDVKGMADRIISVRQKLSDNLKNIGSSRNWTHITEQIGMFCYTGLKPAEVEKLTKNYSIYLTKDGRISMAGVTSKNVEYLANAIHDVTK from the exons ATGGGTCCACCTGATGCAATTTTGGGTATTACtgaagcatttaaaaaagatcagaatcctaAAAAAGTTAATTTGGGAGTTGGTGCTTATAGAGATGATAATGGTAAACCATTTGTTTTACCAAGTGTTCGAAAG GCAGAAGATAAAATTAGAAGTAGTGGAATGGATAAAGAATATTCACCGATAGCAGGAAATGCTGAATTTTGTAAGCATAGTATTAATTTGGCACTTGGAGATGGTAATGATGTAGTTTCAAATGGTTTG AATGCTACCATTCAAGGGATTTCTGGTACAGGTTCACTTTGTGTAGGAGCAAACTTTTTATCACATTTTTTCCCTGGCAATAAAGAAGtatatttgccaacacctacaTGGGGAAACCATGCTCCCATATTTAAGTTAGCTAGGCTTCCAGTAAAGTTCTACCGCTATTATGATCCAAAAACTTGTGGATTAGATTTTCAGGGTGTATTAGAAGACATATCT aaaattccAGAAAAATCCATTATTCTCCTCCATGCATGTGCACATAATCCTACTGGAGTTGATCCTAAACCAGAACAATGGAAAGAATTATCAACAATagtaaagaaaaaaaatcttTTCCCTTTCTTTGATATGGCATATCAAGGGTTTGCTTCAG GATCCATAGAAAAAGATTCTTTGGCAGTTAAATTATTTCTTAAAGACGGGCACAAAATTGCTTTAGCCCAGTCTTATGCTAAAAATATGGGTTTATATG GTGAACGCGTTGGTGCATTTACATTGGTCAATTCCAGTCAGGAAGAAAGAGATAGGACTCTTTCACAATTAAAGATTTTGATTAGGCCAATGTATTCTAATCCGCCTATTAACGGTGCTAGAATTGTTAATGAAATATTAGGAGATTCCCAATTAAGAGAACAGTGGCTTCATGATGTGAAGGGAATGGCCGACCGTATTATTTCTGTACGCCAAAAATTGAGCGATAATCTTAAAAACATCGGTAGCTCTCGCAACTGGACACACATTACAGAACAAATTGGAATGTTTTGTTATACTGGTCTTAAACCTGCTGAG GTAGAAAAACTTACGAAAAATTATAGTATTTACTTGACAAAAGATGGCAGAATATCCATGGCTGGAGTAACATCAAAGAATGTAGAATACCTTGCAAATGCCATACATGATGTTACAAAATAA
- the Ufd1-like gene encoding ubiquitin fusion-degradation 1-like, producing MAFRFQFGFNMFPEIPRPFNTQYKCFSVSMLPGTYRQDVERGGKIIMPPSALEQLTRLNINYPMIFKLTNKKTNRITHCGVLEFVADEGKVYLPYWMMHNLLLEEAELINVENVSLPTATFSRFQPQSEDFLDITNPKAVLENALRSFACLTTGDVIAIKYNQRIYEMCVLETKPGPAVNIIECDMNVEFAPPVGYVEPEMVIKKDENEVDLADLMPAPAGFVPFKGQGNRLNGKKRKNSAQSETTTNKPTYIRGIPDYGYEIGTLTFLRSIKPVNNKEVKDPDEFKAFTGEGFSLRNSST from the exons ATGGCTTTCCGCTTTCAGTTCGGGTTTAACATGTTTCCGGAGATTCCACGTCCTTTCAACACCCAGTATAAATGTTTCTCTGTGTCAATGTTACCGGGTACATATCGACAAGATGTCGAACGCGGTGGAAAAA TAATTATGCCACCCTCAGCTTTGGAACAGCTTACAAGATTGAATATTAATTACCCAATGATATTCAAATTAACTAATAAGAAGACCAATAGAATAACCCACTGTGGTGTTTTGGAATTTGTTGCGGACGAAGGAAAAGTTTATTTACCTTATTGG ATGATGCATAATCTTTTATTGGAAGAAGCAGAATTAATAAATGTTGAAAATGTTTCTTTACCAACTGCAACATTCTCACGCTTTCAACCACAATCTGAAGATTTTCTAGATATTACAAATCCTAAAGCTGTTTTAGAAAATGCATTAAGAAGTTTTGCTTGTCTTACAACGGGCGATGTTATAGCCATAAAATACAATCAAAGAATATACGAAATGTGTGTTCTTGAAACAAAACCTGGTCCAGCAGTCAATATCATAGAATGTGATATGAATGTCGAATTTGCTCCACCAGTTGGCTATGTAGAACCCGAGATGGTAATTAAAAAAGATGAAAATGAAGTAGATCTTGCAGATTTAATGCCAGCACCAGCTGGTTTTGTACCATTTAAAGGTCAAGGTAACAGACTGAATGGCAAGAAACGCAAAAATTCTGCACAATCAGAAACAACTACAAATAAACCGACATATATTAGAGGAATACCAGATTATGGATATGAAATAGGAACTCTTACATTTTTGCGCAGTATTAAACCTGTTAACAATAAGGAG GTAAAGGACCCGGATGAATTTAAAGCTTTCACTGGTGAAGGTTTCTCCCTCAGAAATTCAAGCACGTGA
- the Got2 gene encoding glutamate oxaloacetate transaminase 2 isoform X1 yields the protein MSQSTRLTSLLSVCNLYKNNCNVSLYTVRSMSSWWSHVEMGPPDAILGITEAFKKDQNPKKVNLGVGAYRDDNGKPFVLPSVRKAEDKIRSSGMDKEYSPIAGNAEFCKHSINLALGDGNDVVSNGLNATIQGISGTGSLCVGANFLSHFFPGNKEVYLPTPTWGNHAPIFKLARLPVKFYRYYDPKTCGLDFQGVLEDISKIPEKSIILLHACAHNPTGVDPKPEQWKELSTIVKKKNLFPFFDMAYQGFASGSIEKDSLAVKLFLKDGHKIALAQSYAKNMGLYGERVGAFTLVNSSQEERDRTLSQLKILIRPMYSNPPINGARIVNEILGDSQLREQWLHDVKGMADRIISVRQKLSDNLKNIGSSRNWTHITEQIGMFCYTGLKPAEVEKLTKNYSIYLTKDGRISMAGVTSKNVEYLANAIHDVTK from the exons ATGTCACAAAGCACAAGACTCACTTCACTTTTATCTGTATGCAACTTATATAAAAACAATTGCAATGTTAGCTTATATACCGTTAGATCAATGAG TTCTTGGTGGTCCCATGTAGAAATGGGTCCACCTGATGCAATTTTGGGTATTACtgaagcatttaaaaaagatcagaatcctaAAAAAGTTAATTTGGGAGTTGGTGCTTATAGAGATGATAATGGTAAACCATTTGTTTTACCAAGTGTTCGAAAG GCAGAAGATAAAATTAGAAGTAGTGGAATGGATAAAGAATATTCACCGATAGCAGGAAATGCTGAATTTTGTAAGCATAGTATTAATTTGGCACTTGGAGATGGTAATGATGTAGTTTCAAATGGTTTG AATGCTACCATTCAAGGGATTTCTGGTACAGGTTCACTTTGTGTAGGAGCAAACTTTTTATCACATTTTTTCCCTGGCAATAAAGAAGtatatttgccaacacctacaTGGGGAAACCATGCTCCCATATTTAAGTTAGCTAGGCTTCCAGTAAAGTTCTACCGCTATTATGATCCAAAAACTTGTGGATTAGATTTTCAGGGTGTATTAGAAGACATATCT aaaattccAGAAAAATCCATTATTCTCCTCCATGCATGTGCACATAATCCTACTGGAGTTGATCCTAAACCAGAACAATGGAAAGAATTATCAACAATagtaaagaaaaaaaatcttTTCCCTTTCTTTGATATGGCATATCAAGGGTTTGCTTCAG GATCCATAGAAAAAGATTCTTTGGCAGTTAAATTATTTCTTAAAGACGGGCACAAAATTGCTTTAGCCCAGTCTTATGCTAAAAATATGGGTTTATATG GTGAACGCGTTGGTGCATTTACATTGGTCAATTCCAGTCAGGAAGAAAGAGATAGGACTCTTTCACAATTAAAGATTTTGATTAGGCCAATGTATTCTAATCCGCCTATTAACGGTGCTAGAATTGTTAATGAAATATTAGGAGATTCCCAATTAAGAGAACAGTGGCTTCATGATGTGAAGGGAATGGCCGACCGTATTATTTCTGTACGCCAAAAATTGAGCGATAATCTTAAAAACATCGGTAGCTCTCGCAACTGGACACACATTACAGAACAAATTGGAATGTTTTGTTATACTGGTCTTAAACCTGCTGAG GTAGAAAAACTTACGAAAAATTATAGTATTTACTTGACAAAAGATGGCAGAATATCCATGGCTGGAGTAACATCAAAGAATGTAGAATACCTTGCAAATGCCATACATGATGTTACAAAATAA